Proteins from one Telopea speciosissima isolate NSW1024214 ecotype Mountain lineage chromosome 1, Tspe_v1, whole genome shotgun sequence genomic window:
- the LOC122659127 gene encoding probable ascorbate-specific transmembrane electron transporter 1 has translation MRTRVGAVPFTVVSHLLAIAAAFMVLVWCIHFRGGLAFESTNKSLIFNIHPVLMLIGFIILGGEAIISYKAIPLSKEVKKVIHLTLHFIALILGIVGIYAAFKFHNESSIANLYSLHSWLGIGVICLYGIQWIFGFLMFFYPSGVAAIRVQSLPWHVLFGLFVYILALATAILGFMEKLTFLETGGLAKYGTEAFLVNFTAIITILFGGFIVLTAVSPAPVEDDFSYSRI, from the exons ATGAGGACAAGGGTGGGTGCGGTTCCATTCACGGTCGTATCGCATTTGCTGGCAATTGCAGCGGCGTTTATGGTGTTGGTATGGTGCATCCATTTCAGAGGTGGTCTTGCTTTCGAATCCACCAATAAGTCTCTCATCTTCAat ATTCATCCGGTGCTAATGTTAATTGGATTCATAATTCTAGGTGGTGAAG CCATAATCAGTTACAAAGCTATTCCCTTGTCGAAGGAAGTGAAGAAGGTGATCCATCTCACTTTGCACTTCATTGCCCTCATCCTTGGCATTGTCGGGATCTATGCCGCATTCAAATTTCACAATGAGAGCTCCATTGCCAATCTCTACAGTTTGCATTCCTGGTTAGGGATTGGAGTTATCTGTCTTTATGGTATTCAG TGGATATTTGGGTTCCTAATGTTCTTTTACCCTAGTGGGGTAGCCGCAATTAGAGTTCAATCTCTTCCATGGCATGTTCTCTTCGGGTTGTTCGTGTATATATTGGCCCTTGCCACTGCAATACTAGGCTTTATGGAGAAGCTCACCTTCCTCGAGACCGGAGGCCTTGCCAAGTATGGAACTGAAGCTTTCCTCGTCAACTTCACTGCCATCATTACTATTTTGTTTGGAGGCTTCATTGTGTTAACTGCTGTTTCTCCAGCTCCTGTAGAGGACGACTTTAGCTATTCACGTATCTAA